The following proteins are co-located in the Tachysurus vachellii isolate PV-2020 chromosome 19, HZAU_Pvac_v1, whole genome shotgun sequence genome:
- the LOC132862248 gene encoding cytochrome P450 2C5-like, which yields MQSVLRYLDPGLVSLAVLLGLVSLVLLEIFKLSSSRSRSPPGPTPLPFVGNLLQIMKDPLNTTRSMVQYGELCCMYVGRRPMIVLNTFEAVKEALVQKGSVYSGRPAIPLLEWVTKGYGIITVTYGHAWKQQRRFALHTLRNFGLGRKTVEERVAEEAQCLITEMLKHEGKALNPMHPIMNAVSNIICSIVFGDRFDYNNKRFAKLLEILNENIQLSGSPVGMIFNLIPFIKHFPGPHQKVRQNADALVEFIREVMEEHREKLDEENLRDYIDAYLVEIRKQESIEDSTFHEENLLMSTADLFLAGTETTATTLRWGLIFMMNHPEIQERCHEEIVRVLGYDRAPSMDDRTRMPYIHATVHEIQRFGNIVPLGVIHQTTETSQLRGYTIPKGTEIAPNLMAIMQDKEHWKHPDSFNPENFLDENGQFCKDEFFLAFSLGPRVCLGESLARTELFIFITSLLQRLRFSWPHDAPPVNMDGNMGLVRMTPTFHMICRSRECSVPVTP from the exons ATGCAGTCTGTACTCAGATATCTGGACCCGGGTCTTGTGAGCCTGGCCGTGTTGCTCGGCCTCGTCTCTCTGGTTCTGCTTGAGATCTTCAAGTTGAGTTCCTCAAGGAGCCGCAGTCCTCCTGGACCCACGCCGCTGCCCTTCGTGGGAAACCTCCTCCAGATCATGAAGGACCCGTTGAACACCACGAGATCG ATGGTGCAGTACGGCGAGTTGTGCTGCATGTACGTGGGCCGGAGGCCGATGATCGTGCTGAACACCTTCGAGGCGGTGAAGGAGGCGCTGGTGCAGAAAGGCAGCGTTTACTCCGGGAGACCTGCCATACCTTTATTAGAGTGGGTGACCAAAGGCTACG GTATTATCACGGTCACGTACGGCCACGCGTGGAAGCAGCAGCGACGTTTTGCTCTCCACACGTTACGTAACTTTGGTCTGGGGAGGAAGACGGTTGAGGAGCGAGTGGCCGAGGAAGCGCAGTGTCTAATTACAGAGATGCTCAAACATGAAG GGAAAGCGTTAAACCCCATGCACCCCATAATGAACGCCGTCTCCAACATCATCTGCTCCATCGTCTTCGGAGATCGCTTCGATTACAACAACAAGCGCTTCGCTAAACTTCTGGAAATCCTGAACGAAAACATTCAGCTCTCCGGCTCGCCTGTGGGAATG ATCTTCAACTTGATCccttttataaaacatttcccCGGGCCGCACCAGAAGGTCCGTCAGAACGCCGATGCTTTAGTAGAGTTCATTCGTGAGGTGATggaggaacacagagagaagcTGGACGAGGAGAACCTGCGCGACTACATTGACGCTTACCTGGTGGAGATACGCAAG CAAGAGTCAATAGAAGATTCAACGTTTCATGAGGAGAACCTGCTGATGTCCACCGCCGATCTCTTCCTGGCGGGAACGGAGACCACAGCCACCACTCTCAGATGGGGTCTGATTTTCATGATGAACCACCCAGAGATACAAG AACGCTGTCATGAGGAGATCGTCCGTGTGCTCGGTTACGATCGAGCTCCCAGCATGGACGACCGCACCAGGATGCCGTACATTCACGCCACCGTACACGAGATCCAGCGCTTCGGGAACATCGTTCCACTCGGTGTGATTCACCAAACTACAGAGACGTCGCAGCTACGAGGATACACCATCCCTAAG GGAACTGAGATTGCACCCAATTTAATGGCCATAATGCAGGATAAGGAGCACTGGAAACACCCGGATAGCTTTAACCCCGAGAACTTCCTGGATGAGAACGGACAGTTCTGCAAAGACGAGTTCTTCCTGGCGTTTTCTCTGG gTCCGAGGGTGTGTCTCGGCGAGTCCCTTGCGAGGACGGagctcttcatcttcatcacgTCTCTCCTGCAGAGGCTGCGGTTTTCCTGGCCACATGATGCTCCGCCCGTCAACATGGACGGCAACATGGGCCTGGTCAGGATGACCCCCACCTTCCACATGATCTGCCGTAgcagagagtgttcagtacCCGTAACACCGTGA
- the LOC132862175 gene encoding cytochrome P450 2B4-like — protein MQSVLRYLDPGLVSLAVLLGLVSLVLLEIFKLSSSRSRSPPGPTPLPFVGNLLHFMKDPLNTTRSMVQYGELCCMYVGRRPMIVLNTFEAVKEALVQKGSVYSGRPPMPLIEWVTKGYGIIAVTYGHAWKQQRRFALHTLRNFGLGRKTVEERVAEEAQCLITEMLKHEGKALNPMHPIMNAVSNIICSIVFGDRFDYNNKRFAKLLEILNENIQLSGSPVGMIFNLIPLIKHFPGPHQKVRQNADALVEFIREVMEEHREKLDEENLRDYIDAYLVEIRKQESIEDSTFHEENLLMSTADLFLAGTETTATTLRWGLIFMMNHPEIQERCHEEIVRVLGYDRAPSMDDRTRMPYIHATVHEIQRFGNIVPLGVIHQTTETSQLRGYTIPKGTEIAPNLMAIMQDKEHWKHPDSFNPENFLDENGQFCKDEFFLAFSLGPRVCLGESLARTELFIFFTSLLQRLRFSWPHDAPPVNMDGNMGVIRMTPTFHMICRSRECSVPVTP, from the exons ATGCAGTCTGTACTCAGATATCTGGACCCGGGTCTTGTGAGCCTGGCCGTGTTGCTCGGCCTCGTCTCTCTGGTTCTGCTTGAGATCTTCAAGTTGAGTTCCTCAAGGAGCCGCAGTCCTCCTGGACCCACGCCGCTGCCCTTCGTGGGAAACCTCCTCCACTTCATGAAGGATCCGTTAAACACCACAAGATCG ATGGTGCAGTACGGCGAGTTGTGCTGCATGTACGTGGGCCGGAGGCCGATGATCGTGCTGAACACCTTCGAGGCGGTGAAGGAGGCGCTGGTGCAGAAAGGCAGCGTTTACTCCGGGAGACCCCCCATGCCTTTAATAGAGTGGGTGACCAAAGGCTACG GTATTATCGCGGTCACGTACGGCCACGCGTGGAAGCAGCAGCGACGTTTTGCTCTCCACACGTTACGTAACTTTGGTCTGGGGAGGAAGACGGTTGAGGAGCGAGTGGCCGAGGAAGCGCAGTGTCTAATTACAGAGATGCTCAAACATGAAG GGAAAGCGTTAAACCCCATGCACCCCATAATGAACGCCGTCTCCAACATCATCTGCTCCATCGTCTTCGGAGATCGCTTCGATTACAACAACAAGCGCTTCGCTAAACTTCTGGAAATCCTGAACGAAAACATTCAGCTCTCCGGCTCGCCTGTGGGAATG ATCTTCAACTTGATccctttaataaaacatttccccGGGCCGCACCAGAAGGTCCGTCAGAACGCCGATGCTTTAGTAGAGTTCATTCGTGAGGTGATggaggaacacagagagaagcTGGACGAGGAGAACCTGCGCGACTACATTGACGCTTACCTGGTGGAGATACGCAAG CAAGAGTCAATAGAAGATTCAACGTTTCATGAGGAGAACCTGCTGATGTCCACCGCCGATCTCTTCCTGGCAGGAACGGAGACCACAGCCACCACTCTCAGATGGGGTCTGATTTTCATGATGAACCACCCAGAGATACAAG AACGCTGTCATGAGGAGATCGTCCGTGTGCTCGGTTACGATCGAGCTCCCAGCATGGACGACCGCACCAGGATGCCGTACATTCACGCCACCGTACACGAGATCCAGCGCTTCGGGAACATCGTTCCACTCGGTGTGATTCACCAAACTACAGAGACGTCGCAGCTACGAGGATACACCATCCCTAAG GGAACTGAGATTGCACCCAATTTAATGGCCATAATGCAGGATAAGGAGCACTGGAAACACCCAGATAGCTTTAACCCCGAGAACTTCCTGGATGAGAACGGACagttctgcaaagatgagttcTTCCTGGCGTTTTCTCTGG gTCCGAGGGTGTGTCTCGGCGAGTCCCTTGCGAGGACGGagctcttcatcttcttcacgTCTCTCCTGCAGAGGCTGCGGTTCTCCTGGCCACATGATGCTCCGCCCGTCAACATGGACGGCAATATGGGCGTGATCAGGATGACCCCCACCTTCCACATGATCTGCCGCAgcagagagtgttcagtacCCGTAACACCGTGA